A genomic region of Leptolyngbya sp. NIES-2104 contains the following coding sequences:
- a CDS encoding EutN/CcmL family microcompartment protein translates to MQIAKVRGTVVSTQKEPSLRGVKFLLVQVLDEEGQPLPVYEVAADNVGAGVDEWVLVSRGSAARQVPGSENRPVDAAVIAIIDTVSVDNRPLYNKGTQY, encoded by the coding sequence ATGCAAATTGCAAAAGTTCGGGGAACCGTTGTCAGTACTCAAAAAGAACCGAGTCTAAGAGGGGTGAAATTCCTCTTAGTGCAGGTTCTCGACGAAGAAGGGCAGCCCCTTCCGGTGTATGAGGTGGCTGCTGACAACGTGGGCGCAGGGGTCGATGAGTGGGTGTTAGTGAGTCGCGGCAGTGCAGCTCGTCAGGTTCCCGGTAGTGAGAATCGTCCGGTTGATGCTGCTGTGATCGCCATTATTGATACGGTGAGCGTGGATAATCGCCCGCTGTACAACAAAGGAACTCAGTACTAA
- a CDS encoding cysteine desulfurase family protein — MQIYLDYSATTPTRPEAIALMQQVLTEQWGNPSSLHVWGNRAATVLERSRVQVARLINAPEESIVFTSGGTESNNLAIMGIAHQYSTPQHIIISRVEHSAISEPARLLEQWGWEVTRLPVNVFGQVNPTDLQIALRSNTVLVSIIYGQSEVGTLQPIAQLGQIVRNHGALFHTDAVQVAGRLPIDVQQLPIDLLSLSSHKLYGSQGAGALYVHPGVELVPLLGGGGQEGKLRSGTQALPTIASFGIAAELSAQELPTETPRLIRLRDRLFDQLSDVPELVVTGDRIHRLPHHVSFCLPDADGETLNGKVLVRQMNLAGIGISAGAACSSGTLKPSPILLAMGHSDRAAKSGIRLTLGRYTIEEDIDWTAMVLKQILARLQPQKQPCECV, encoded by the coding sequence ATGCAAATCTACCTCGATTACAGTGCGACCACACCCACACGACCCGAAGCGATCGCGCTGATGCAGCAAGTTTTGACAGAGCAATGGGGTAATCCGTCGAGCCTGCACGTCTGGGGAAATCGCGCCGCCACAGTTCTAGAACGATCGCGGGTTCAAGTCGCTCGACTGATCAACGCACCCGAAGAATCGATCGTCTTCACCTCTGGCGGCACTGAATCGAATAATCTCGCCATCATGGGCATCGCGCACCAATACAGCACACCGCAGCACATCATCATTTCGCGCGTGGAGCATTCTGCCATCTCAGAACCCGCCCGACTTCTAGAGCAATGGGGCTGGGAAGTGACACGCCTACCTGTCAACGTTTTCGGACAAGTAAATCCTACCGATTTACAGATTGCATTGCGATCGAACACGGTTCTCGTCTCCATCATCTACGGGCAGAGCGAAGTCGGAACCCTTCAACCGATCGCCCAACTCGGTCAAATCGTTCGCAATCATGGGGCACTCTTCCACACCGATGCCGTTCAAGTCGCGGGAAGATTGCCGATCGATGTTCAACAGCTACCGATCGATTTACTCTCGCTTTCGAGCCACAAACTCTACGGTTCTCAAGGAGCTGGAGCGCTCTATGTTCATCCAGGTGTGGAATTAGTGCCGCTGCTCGGTGGAGGTGGACAGGAAGGAAAACTTCGATCGGGCACTCAAGCGTTACCTACGATCGCAAGTTTCGGAATCGCTGCGGAATTAAGCGCCCAAGAATTACCCACCGAAACCCCGCGATTGATTCGATTACGCGATCGATTATTCGATCAGCTTTCGGATGTGCCTGAATTGGTTGTAACTGGCGATCGGATTCACCGCTTACCGCATCATGTGAGTTTCTGTTTACCCGATGCGGATGGCGAAACCCTAAACGGAAAAGTTCTCGTGCGGCAAATGAATCTTGCGGGAATTGGCATTAGTGCAGGGGCTGCCTGTAGTAGTGGCACATTAAAGCCAAGTCCAATTTTATTAGCGATGGGACACAGCGATCGAGCTGCAAAATCAGGAATCCGCCTAACCCTGGGACGATATACGATCGAGGAAGATATTGACTGGACAGCGATGGTGTTAAAGCAAATCTTGGCGCGACTGCAACCGCAAAAACAGCCCTGTGAATGCGTTTAA
- a CDS encoding XisI protein, with translation MDTQLNYQAIIKKVLQEHADYRAKFPDGYDSQVLFDDDRGQYLVLDIGWNGDSYLHATPIHLSLIEDKVWIQYNDTEEGIAMDLVEAGIPKSAIVLGFRHPKLRQYTGFGMA, from the coding sequence ATGGATACCCAACTAAACTATCAAGCGATTATCAAGAAAGTGCTTCAGGAACACGCGGACTATCGGGCGAAGTTTCCTGATGGGTATGACTCGCAAGTTCTGTTTGATGACGATCGAGGACAATATTTAGTTTTAGATATTGGTTGGAACGGTGATAGTTATCTTCATGCCACACCGATTCATTTAAGCTTAATCGAGGATAAAGTCTGGATTCAATACAATGATACCGAGGAAGGAATCGCTATGGATTTGGTCGAAGCGGGTATTCCTAAATCAGCGATCGTGCTTGGATTTCGCCATCCCAAACTGCGGCAGTATACAGGGTTTGGGATGGCGTGA
- a CDS encoding DUF2281 domain-containing protein, with amino-acid sequence MEDNTEFSAESFRKSWQQAMNGQTLPLAQLFEDIDQAEVPKFGSAKGLIKISDDFDEPLEDFEEYAP; translated from the coding sequence ATGGAAGACAACACAGAATTTTCAGCAGAAAGCTTCCGCAAATCTTGGCAGCAAGCGATGAACGGGCAGACTTTACCGCTTGCTCAACTGTTCGAGGATATTGATCAAGCAGAAGTTCCTAAATTTGGAAGTGCTAAGGGCTTGATAAAAATATCGGATGATTTTGATGAGCCGTTAGAGGATTTTGAGGAATACGCTCCATAG
- a CDS encoding carbon dioxide-concentrating mechanism protein CcmK, with amino-acid sequence MPIAVGMIETRGFPAVVEAADAMVKAARVTLVGYEKIGSGRVTVIVRGDVSEVQASLAAGLESVKRVNGGESVSSHIIARPHENLEYVLPIRYTEAVEQFRS; translated from the coding sequence ATGCCGATCGCTGTGGGAATGATTGAAACGCGGGGATTTCCGGCTGTGGTGGAAGCCGCAGATGCGATGGTGAAAGCCGCTCGTGTCACCCTGGTTGGCTATGAAAAGATTGGTAGCGGTCGCGTGACTGTTATCGTTCGGGGCGATGTGTCCGAGGTGCAAGCTTCCCTGGCAGCAGGACTGGAATCAGTCAAGCGCGTCAACGGCGGCGAATCTGTATCGAGTCACATTATTGCGCGTCCGCATGAGAACCTAGAATATGTCCTACCGATTCGGTATACCGAAGCGGTCGAACAATTCCGAAGTTAG
- a CDS encoding phospholipase D-like domain-containing protein: MDRLKHFLQFSLCVALLTACKAASSSNVRLTSLPQDPNIQVFMNQDQSAEYTEPYRKITRSGSDLEQVLIQTIASATSSIDVAVQEFRLPNVAKALRDRAASGVTVRVILEHEYARPYSAYTRAEIEKLPEREKARYEEARSLIDQNRDGELSEEEIRDQDALVILDNAKISRIDDRADGSRGSGLMHHKFMVIDGKTTIVTSANLTPSDVHGDFARATSRGNANNLLKIDSVELSRAFTEEFELMWRDRKFGVKKPARPVQQFKIGETLIDLHFSPNSATVPWEQTSNGLIAKTLQQSTQSIDLALFVFSDQDLVNSIETRTNIRALIEPTFAYRSYSEALDMLGVALSDSCKWELNNRPRQIPLKTVGVPQLPPGDLLHHKFGIVDRQTVITGSHNWTDSANRDNDETLLIIRSSTVAAHFQREFDRLYANSILGVPPAIQRKVEAQQKQCPPTARTEGRVNLNTATQAELEALPGVGAGLAKRMIQARPFHSLEDLDRVPGVGKKSIERLRDRVTW; encoded by the coding sequence GTGGATAGACTCAAACACTTTCTCCAGTTTAGTCTCTGTGTGGCACTGTTGACGGCATGTAAAGCGGCTTCTTCGTCGAATGTTCGTCTAACTTCGCTGCCACAAGATCCGAATATTCAGGTTTTCATGAATCAGGATCAATCGGCTGAATACACGGAGCCATATCGGAAAATTACGCGATCGGGCAGTGATTTAGAGCAAGTTTTAATTCAAACCATTGCATCTGCGACTTCGAGCATTGATGTCGCAGTTCAAGAATTTCGGTTGCCGAATGTGGCGAAGGCGTTGCGCGATCGAGCGGCATCTGGGGTTACAGTTCGAGTGATTCTAGAACATGAGTATGCTCGTCCTTATAGTGCGTATACGAGAGCGGAGATTGAGAAGTTACCAGAACGAGAGAAAGCGAGATATGAGGAAGCGCGATCGCTAATCGACCAAAATCGAGATGGTGAACTGAGTGAAGAAGAAATTCGCGATCAAGATGCGTTAGTAATTTTAGATAATGCAAAGATTTCACGAATTGATGATCGGGCTGATGGAAGTCGCGGCAGTGGGTTGATGCACCACAAATTTATGGTGATTGATGGGAAAACCACGATCGTCACTTCGGCTAATCTCACACCTTCTGATGTTCACGGTGATTTCGCACGTGCTACCAGTCGTGGAAATGCAAACAATCTTTTGAAAATTGATAGTGTTGAACTATCACGGGCATTTACTGAAGAATTTGAATTGATGTGGCGCGATCGCAAATTTGGAGTCAAAAAACCCGCTCGTCCCGTTCAACAGTTCAAGATTGGCGAAACTCTGATTGATCTGCATTTCTCTCCAAATTCTGCCACTGTGCCTTGGGAGCAGACCTCGAATGGTTTAATTGCAAAGACACTACAACAATCCACGCAATCCATTGATTTAGCTTTGTTTGTGTTTTCAGATCAGGATTTAGTCAATTCGATCGAAACTCGTACTAACATTCGAGCCTTGATTGAACCAACATTCGCCTATCGATCGTATAGTGAAGCTCTAGATATGTTAGGAGTGGCACTGAGTGATAGTTGTAAGTGGGAACTGAACAATCGACCCCGGCAAATCCCGCTGAAAACTGTTGGTGTACCGCAGCTTCCACCCGGAGATTTATTGCATCACAAGTTTGGAATTGTCGATCGACAAACAGTGATCACAGGCTCACACAATTGGACGGATTCAGCGAATCGGGATAATGACGAAACGCTATTGATCATTCGCAGTTCAACTGTTGCTGCACATTTTCAGCGGGAGTTCGATCGACTCTATGCAAATTCAATTCTGGGTGTTCCTCCTGCAATTCAACGAAAAGTAGAAGCACAACAAAAACAATGTCCTCCGACCGCAAGAACAGAGGGTCGGGTGAATTTGAATACTGCGACTCAAGCTGAATTAGAAGCGTTACCGGGAGTAGGTGCGGGATTGGCAAAACGAATGATTCAAGCTCGACCGTTTCACTCTCTTGAAGATCTCGATCGCGTTCCTGGTGTGGGTAAAAAGTCGATCGAGCGACTACGCGATCGCGTGACTTGGTAA
- a CDS encoding ribulose bisphosphate carboxylase small subunit gives MAVRSDAAPPTARSRNLAEPKIDQSARVHSFSNLIGDVRIGANVTISPGTSIRADEGTSFYLGARSSVQDGALIHGLEQGRVVGDDGNSYSVWIGKNTSITHMALIHGPAYVGDDCFIGFRSTVFNARIGNGCIVMMHALVQDVEVPPGKYVPSGAVITTQQQADRLPEVSERDRAFSSYIVGTASKSSSQSAAPVRSAAKSVTDVKAGSSATENGSIMNGEVINHVRQLLAQGYRIGMEHADKRQFQTSSWKSCAPIQATNESAVLAELQSCLAEHSGEYVRLIGIDTKNKKRVLEAIIQRPGDKPVSSGSSYSAPSYSASSYSSSYSSSSNGNGHSSSGLDPAVVAQIRQILSKGGRVGTEHADKRQFQTSSWKSCAPIQTTNESAVMTELQRCMSQHSGEYVRLIGIDTQNKRRMLETIIQRPDGKPVAQPTSHGSSHHQPAVHHTVDGAIAGDAAEQIQQLLAQGAVIGLEFADERRFKYGSWNSAPTIQAGSASQAVAALNSFLAEHRDHYVRLVGVDPKQKKRIAESVIHRPGKAHSSNGNSYSSSAASEPPMYNEPSSYKSAPPLYTPSSNGNGRLSPETVNQIRDLVRQGYKIGVEFADQRRYKTSSWQTATSIQTTRDAEAILEVEAAIANYSGLYIRLIGIDPKAKRRVAEMVIQQPAK, from the coding sequence ATGGCAGTCCGTAGCGATGCGGCTCCGCCTACTGCGCGATCGCGAAATCTTGCCGAGCCGAAGATTGATCAATCGGCGCGTGTCCATTCGTTTTCTAATCTGATTGGCGATGTGCGAATCGGAGCGAATGTCACGATCTCGCCGGGAACCTCAATTCGGGCGGATGAAGGCACTTCGTTTTATTTGGGAGCGCGATCGAGCGTCCAAGACGGAGCGCTGATTCACGGTTTGGAGCAAGGGCGGGTCGTTGGGGACGACGGGAATTCCTATTCGGTCTGGATTGGAAAAAATACATCGATCACCCACATGGCGCTGATTCACGGACCTGCCTATGTAGGTGACGATTGCTTTATTGGGTTTCGATCGACGGTGTTTAACGCCCGAATCGGAAACGGGTGCATTGTGATGATGCACGCCTTGGTTCAAGATGTGGAAGTGCCGCCTGGGAAGTATGTGCCGTCTGGTGCAGTGATTACAACTCAGCAGCAAGCCGATCGATTACCGGAAGTCAGTGAGCGCGATCGTGCTTTTTCTTCCTATATTGTGGGCACTGCATCGAAATCAAGTTCTCAAAGTGCGGCTCCGGTTCGGAGTGCCGCCAAGTCCGTGACAGATGTTAAAGCTGGCAGTAGCGCTACAGAAAATGGGTCAATTATGAACGGCGAAGTTATCAACCACGTTCGGCAATTATTAGCGCAAGGCTACCGAATCGGAATGGAACACGCGGACAAGCGACAGTTTCAAACCAGTTCTTGGAAGAGTTGTGCACCCATTCAAGCGACAAACGAATCGGCTGTGTTGGCAGAGTTACAATCCTGTCTTGCAGAACACAGCGGTGAGTATGTTCGCTTGATTGGGATTGATACGAAGAATAAGAAGCGGGTGCTAGAAGCGATCATTCAGCGTCCCGGTGATAAGCCTGTAAGTTCGGGATCGAGCTATTCGGCTCCGTCGTATAGTGCTTCAAGCTATAGTTCGAGCTACAGTTCGTCCTCGAATGGCAATGGTCATAGCAGCAGCGGACTCGATCCGGCTGTCGTGGCACAAATTCGCCAAATCTTGTCGAAAGGCGGTCGCGTCGGAACTGAACACGCGGACAAGCGCCAATTCCAAACCAGTTCTTGGAAGAGTTGCGCTCCGATCCAGACGACGAATGAGTCTGCGGTGATGACTGAGTTACAGCGCTGTATGTCACAGCACAGCGGCGAGTATGTTCGCTTGATCGGCATTGACACTCAGAACAAACGTCGGATGCTCGAAACGATCATTCAGCGTCCCGATGGTAAACCTGTTGCTCAACCGACTTCGCACGGTTCATCGCATCATCAGCCTGCGGTTCATCACACAGTGGATGGCGCGATCGCGGGTGATGCCGCCGAGCAAATTCAGCAACTCCTGGCACAAGGAGCGGTGATTGGTTTGGAATTTGCTGATGAGCGTCGATTTAAGTACGGTTCTTGGAACAGTGCACCAACAATTCAGGCGGGTTCTGCTTCTCAAGCAGTTGCGGCTCTCAATTCGTTCCTCGCTGAACATCGCGATCACTATGTCCGCTTAGTCGGTGTTGATCCGAAACAGAAAAAGCGAATTGCAGAAAGTGTGATTCACCGTCCAGGAAAGGCTCATAGCTCTAACGGCAACAGTTATAGCAGTTCCGCTGCTTCTGAACCGCCGATGTACAACGAACCTTCGAGCTACAAATCCGCACCTCCGCTTTACACACCTTCCAGCAATGGTAACGGTCGTCTCAGTCCTGAAACCGTGAATCAGATTCGTGATCTTGTGCGTCAAGGCTACAAGATTGGGGTTGAGTTCGCAGATCAGCGACGCTACAAAACCAGTTCTTGGCAGACCGCAACTTCGATTCAAACGACCCGCGATGCAGAAGCAATCTTAGAGGTTGAAGCTGCGATCGCGAACTATTCCGGTCTATATATCCGCTTAATCGGCATTGATCCGAAAGCAAAGCGGCGTGTAGCTGAAATGGTGATTCAACAACCTGCTAAGTAG
- a CDS encoding carbon dioxide-concentrating mechanism protein CcmK, whose amino-acid sequence MAIAVGMIETLGFPAVVEAADAMVKAARVTLVGYEKIGSGRVTVIVRGDVSEVQASVAAGIENVKRVNGGQVLSTHIIARPHENLEYVLPIRYTEAVEPFRESVSGIRPLNRP is encoded by the coding sequence ATGGCTATTGCAGTTGGCATGATCGAGACGTTAGGGTTTCCCGCAGTTGTGGAAGCCGCAGACGCAATGGTCAAAGCTGCTCGTGTGACCTTGGTGGGATACGAGAAAATCGGAAGCGGTCGCGTGACCGTGATCGTGCGGGGCGACGTTTCAGAAGTGCAAGCTTCGGTCGCGGCTGGAATTGAAAATGTGAAGCGCGTCAACGGTGGACAAGTGTTATCCACTCACATTATTGCGCGTCCGCACGAAAACCTCGAATACGTGCTGCCGATTCGTTACACCGAGGCAGTTGAGCCGTTCCGTGAGAGCGTGAGCGGCATCCGTCCGCTGAACCGTCCATAA